GACTCGCTCTCACAGAATCCCGCGGCGTCACAGTCCCGCGGCCGCTGATAGTCGATGTTTCGGTGACGTGCGAGGTAGGTCACGTAGCCGTCGTCGACCCGGTCCAGCTTCTCGTGACAGAGCCACTTCGCGCCGAAGCGATCCGCGCCGAGCCGTCGATAGGGACATCGAAAGACGGTGAGCTCGCGCTCGTCGACGGTCGTCGTGTCGGTGATCGTCACGCCCACGACCTGGTAGGCCCAGCGAAGCCGACTCACGACCTCTTCAGGGGTCTGTGCGCCGAAAAAGAGGACGTGAGCGGCGACGTAGCCGAAGGCGTGGAGGGCGCGTTCGACGATGCCGGTCGGCGGGTCTTCGGGAGCCATACCCGAGTGCTCGGCCGCCGGGGGCATAACGTTCGGGCCCTGTTGAGGTGCGCGCTACTCTTCGTTCTCGTCGCCGAGGCCGTGTTCCGCGATGTGTTCGGCGATCGCGTCCTCGGGGACCTGGCTGACGCGGCCGGACTCGACGTCGATCGTCGTCATCTCGATGCCGCTGGCTTCGAGGCCGTCCTCTGCGGGCTGGGCGAGTCCTTCCAGTGCGAGGCCGATGCCACCGTCGAGGTCCATCTCCGCCTCGTAGTTGTCTTCGAGGTAGCTCTGGATCTCGTCGCGGCCGCCGCCGATGGCCGTCGCCTTCCACTCGTAGGGCGTGCCCGAGGGGTCGGTCTCGAACAGTCGGGGCTCGCCGTCGTCGACGCCGCCGACGAGGAGCGCGACGCCGAACGGGCGGGCGCCGCCGGTCTGGGTGTACTCCTGAATGTGGTCGGTGACGGACTTTGTCAGTGCTTCGACGTCGATCGCCTCGTCGTAGCGGACGTGATCGACCTGCCCGCGGCGACGGGCGAAGTCGATCAACTGGCGGGCGTCGGCGACGTGGCCCGCGCTGGCGATGGCGACGTGATCGTCGATGCTGTGGATCTTCTCGATACTCTCGCGCTCGATCAACGTCGACCGGGCGCGTCGGTCGGCTGCCAGCACGACGCCGTCTGCGGTCCGGACGCCGACGCTTGCGCTGCCGCGTTTGACCGCTTCACGTGCGTACTCGACCTGATAGAGCCGGCCGTCCGGCGAGAAGATGGTGATCCCGCGATCGTAAGCCTGCTGTTCGTGATCTCCCTGCATTCTGTGTTCACTCCGGGTTAGGGGTCAGCGTATTTAAGCATTTTAGCAAGGCATAAGTATTTGGTTGGGTTGCGGTGCGGGCCGACGCGGAGAGTCGACGGTAACACACCACAACAGTGACAGGGGTTGCCCCGAGAGTAGTTGTCGACAGATGTCTCACGAAACCGCGAGCCGACGGAGGAACCGATGAGCTTCGACATCCCCGACGCCTGCCCGGAGTGTGGCGGCGACGTCGAATTGGCACAGGGCTTCGGCGGGACGAGCCCCTATGCGTGCGTCGACTGTGGACACAATTTCAGCAAGAGCGACACGTAGTGTCAGCCTGCGGTATCGTCGGCGTTCAGTACAGCGAGAGGTCGCCAGTGACGGCGTCGACGCGGTCGTCTGCCGCGGGACCGACCGCCAGCGCGGTCACGGTCCCGGGATCGAGCTGGGTGTGGCCGGCGTCCCTGACGATGGCGTGGGGGATTCCCTCGGTCTTGGCTTTCTCGGCGAGTGCGAACAGTTCGGACTCGCTGTTGGCCTCGAGGACGATCTTCTTCTGGCCGCTGCCCTGCCACTCCTTGCGGGCGCTGGTGCTCGCGTCCTGGAAGGCTTTGAGCGAGGCGTGGGCGACCTGGGCCGCCAGTTTCCCCTCGCCCATGCCGATGTCCGCGCGGGCGACGATGGCCTGTTTCATATCCCTGTCGAGGGTAGCGGGGCCTATATCGCTGGCTACTCGTGACCGGTTTCGGGACTCTTTAGACCACCGGGGTTCCGAATTGAGGTATGATCCTCTCGGACGCCGACATTCTCCGCCGCCTCGAGGAGGGCGATCTCGTCGTCGAGCCCCTGGATGACCCGGATATCCAGATCCAGCCAGCGAGTATCGACCTCCGTCTCGGGCGAGAATTTCTGGAGTTCCAGCGCACGAACATCCCCTGTATCCACCCGAATAGCGAGCAGGAAGTCGACGAGTACGTCGATTCGACTCACGTCGAGGAGGGCGAGGAGTTCATTCTCCACCCCGGGGATTTCGTGCTCGGGACGACCCACGAGCGCGTCGAGATTCCGCCGGACCTGATCGCCCACGTCGAGGGCCGCTCCTCGCTGGGTCGGCTCGCGATCGTGGTGCACGCCACTGCGGGGCTGTGCGATCCCGGATTCGAGGGGAAGATCACCCTGGAACTCTCGAACCTCGGGACTGCACCGGTCGCGCTCACGCCTGGGATGCGGATCTCGCAGTTGACCTTCACCGAACTCAAATCGCCGGCAGACCGCCCCTACGGGAAAGAGCGCGGCTCGAAGTATCAGGACCAGAAAGGGCCCCAGGCGTCGAAGATTCAGGGCGATCGGGAGTTCGGAGGCGACCAATGAGCGAGTCTCGTCTCGCGGGGATTTCGCCGAGAAACGACGTGGAATTTGGTGGTGACCAGTAGGAGGACAGTGTCATGCGCTTCATCGAAGAAGTCGTCGTCGACGAGTTTCTCCCCACGTTTCGATCACTACTTGCGGAAGCACTGCGCGAGCGCGGCCTGACTCAGAGCGAGGTCGCCGATCTGCTGGGGATCTCCCAGAGCGCCGTCTCGAAGTACGTTCACGGCGAGGTCGACCGCAACGCAACGCTGCTCGACGACGAGCGCCTGCACGAACTGGTCGAAGACCTCGCCGACGGCCTGGCCTCCGGGGACATGACGCCCGTGCAGGCACTGGTCGAAGTCGAGGTGTTCGTCCGGCGTCTCGAACGCGGAGACGTCCTCGCCAGTCTCCACGAAGCGGCCTTTCCGCCGCTCGCCGAGTACGAGGACGACTTCGACATTCACGACCCGGAGAGTCACCTCAGGCAGTCCGAACGCGTCCGTTCCTCGCTCCGACGTGGGCTTCGCGTCCTCGAAAATACGAGTGGATTCGCCGGCCTGATTCCGGCCGTGGGGTCGAACCTCGTCGAGTGTCTGCCCGACGCCGAGGGGATCGACGACGTCGCGGCGGTTCCAGGGCGAATTCTCGATCTGAAGGGGCGGGCACACGTCCCCGGCGAGCCGGAGTTCGGCGTCAGCGAACACGTCGCGGGGATGCTGCTGGCCGCTCGCGAGGCCGGTAGCGACGCCCGCGCCGCACTCGACGTCAGTTACACGCCCGAGACCATCGAGCAACTCGAAGCGCAGGGACTCACCACTGTCGAATTCGACGCCGAGGCCGACCCCGACGCAGCCGTCGCCGACGCACTCGCTGGCGGTTCCGACGTCGACGTGCTCTTTCAAACTGGGGGATTCGGCGTCGAACCGATCGTCTACGTCTTCGGCCCGGACGCCCCGACGGTCGCGGGCGTGATCCGGGACCTCCTCTAGGTATGCCCGCCGACGACTCCAGCGCAGTCACCGACTTCTACGACCGACTGGCCGCCCGCTACGATCTGCTCGCCACTGCGCCCGTGGTTCGAGGCTGGCGCGAACTGGCTGCCGACGCCCTCGAACTCGAATCCGGCGACACGGTCGTCGAAATGGGCTGTGGCACGGGCGCGAATCTCCCGTATCTTCGCGAACGCGTGGGCAGCGAGGGCCGGGTGGTGGGGATCGATCTCACTTCGGGGATGCTCGCGCAGGCGCGCCACCGCGTCGAGCGCGCGGGCTGGACGAACGTCGACCTCGTTCGTGGTGACGCCACCCGACCACCTATCGAGCGCGCCGACGCCGTGCTGGGCTCGTTCGTGGTCGGCCTGCTCGACGATCCGGGAGCGGCCGTCGATCGCTGGCTCGACCGTCTGACTCCAGGGGGTCGCGTGGCGATTCTGGAAGCGGGCCGGAGCGACCGTCTCGTGGCCGCACCGCTCAATCTCGCCTTCCGGGTGTTCGTCCGATTCTCTTCACCCGGCGGCTGGACGCGCGTCGACTCGCCCGCGAAGGAACTCGATCGCCGGATCGCGGCTGCACGGGCCGCGCTGAACGACCGGACGGTCGATCGGCGAGACGAGACGGCTGCACTGGGGCTGGTGCAGGTCGTCTCCGGGACGTATCCGCCCGATAATCCCTCGACTGCCTGATGGTCTCGACAATTCTGATGGTTTCTTACCGCAACAAGTCTGGATTCTCCCAGTACGCCACTGCACTGTACCACTACGGATTACTCTACTTCGAGAACCGGGTCGACGAGACGCAGTCGCTCCCGGACGTCTTCGACCGCGCGCCGCTGACCACCGAACAGCTGCTCCACAACGAGACGCCGGCGAGCGAGCCACGCACGCCCCTCTCGGTCTCGGTCGCGGGCGAGGAGTCGCTCTCGCGGTACGGGACCTACACGAATCGAGGGACCGTCGGCGAACTGTTCACCCGGATCGCGCTCGATCAGGAACTCGGCCGCGAGCGGGCGATCGAGGCCGCCGCCGGCTGGGGTAACGACACGCTCACCACCGTCGCAACGGACGACGGCCCCGGGTTCGTCTGGGTCACCCGCTGGGACGCTGCCGAGGACGCCGACCAGTTCGAGGCGGCCATCGAGGACTTCGGTGACCGTCGCCCGGAGACGGTGACGTCTGGTGATCGGTCGCTTTCCACGACGTTCGAGGTCGATCGCCCGTCTGCGGACGTCGTCGTGGTCTATATCGGTTCGGAATCGCTGTCCGAGACGCTGTCTGCCGACGCCGACGGGGAGCACGTAACGATCGACCCGCGCGACTGACCTCGACTCCCGAATTGCTCGTCCCCTACCGATACCGTTCGGCGTGTTCAGGACAGAACTCTGGCTCGGTCAGTTGGGCTTCGACGACCCCGGGCTGGCGGTGGGGGTTCGAGAGGCGGCAGCGATCGTCGTCACAGAAGTCTTCGCCCGTTTCGAGGTAGTGGTACGCTTGCAGGACGTACCCCTTCAGTGCGTCGGTGGTCCGGGGGTCGTTCTCGACGAGGAACTGCCCGTCGACCTGATTCTCCAGGACTTCGCGCGGTGGCGCGCCACCGCTGAGGAGGGCGTGTTTCTGCTGTTCTTTGTAGTACTGTTCGGGTTTGGCTGGGGCTTCGTACAATCCCGGAACAGACAGAAGGGCGGGTTGGCCCAGCACGTTCACGCGCTTGTGCCAGCGCCCGTCGTGCTCGCCCCAGGTCCCGACGACCCGGTCGAGCAGGGGAATGTGCAGGTGGTCCAGCCCGCGTTCCTCATCGGGAATTCGTCGGCTGAGGGCTTGCTGGACGGCGAGACCGTCGTAGATGACGCCACCGGCCCGCTCGGGATTTACCAGTGCCCGCTCCTCGTAGCGGACGATCCCCAACATGGCGTTGCCAGTCTCGCGGTCGTAGGGGTCGAGGACGCGCGCGGCGGCCAGTTCTTCGGGCAGGTCGTCGTCGGCATAGAGCGACAGAAAGCGGTCGCGAACCGTGACCGTCGCGTCGACCCGCTCGTCGAGCCACGCCGCGGTCTCCTCGGCGTCGGCCTCCGTCGTCGGCGCGCGGTAGAGCGTGACCTGGTCGACCATATTCGTCGGTTGTACTACGGGATAAAACGACTTGCGATCAGCGGGATCACTCCCAGACGCGCACGCCACCACCGGTGTGTTCGAACAGCGCGCCGTCGGCGACGCCGAACACACGGGCCTGATCGATTTCGGCGTCGGCTCCGAACGAGCCGCGGATCGCACCGTCGGCTTTCTCGATCACGTACCACCGGGTCTGTGCCCCTTCCGCCTCGTCTCCCAGCCCGAATTTGGCGTAGAGGTTGGTGTCGTCGACGACGAGATAGGGCCACACCTGGGCAGCAGTGCCGATCTGGGCGTCCCACTTCAGTGATCCGTCGGCGCGGTCCAGCGCGAGAAGATTCCGGCCGGTGTAGACGCTGTCTTCGAGACGGTCGCGGTCGGCCGACGACGCGTCCGGACCCAGAATCTGTGACGCTGTGGGATAGAACAATCCGGCGTAGACGGTGTCA
The Halapricum salinum genome window above contains:
- the psmA gene encoding archaeal proteasome endopeptidase complex subunit alpha, which translates into the protein MQGDHEQQAYDRGITIFSPDGRLYQVEYAREAVKRGSASVGVRTADGVVLAADRRARSTLIERESIEKIHSIDDHVAIASAGHVADARQLIDFARRRGQVDHVRYDEAIDVEALTKSVTDHIQEYTQTGGARPFGVALLVGGVDDGEPRLFETDPSGTPYEWKATAIGGGRDEIQSYLEDNYEAEMDLDGGIGLALEGLAQPAEDGLEASGIEMTTIDVESGRVSQVPEDAIAEHIAEHGLGDENEE
- the pth2 gene encoding peptidyl-tRNA hydrolase Pth2, whose amino-acid sequence is MKQAIVARADIGMGEGKLAAQVAHASLKAFQDASTSARKEWQGSGQKKIVLEANSESELFALAEKAKTEGIPHAIVRDAGHTQLDPGTVTALAVGPAADDRVDAVTGDLSLY
- the dcd gene encoding dCTP deaminase, which encodes MILSDADILRRLEEGDLVVEPLDDPDIQIQPASIDLRLGREFLEFQRTNIPCIHPNSEQEVDEYVDSTHVEEGEEFILHPGDFVLGTTHERVEIPPDLIAHVEGRSSLGRLAIVVHATAGLCDPGFEGKITLELSNLGTAPVALTPGMRISQLTFTELKSPADRPYGKERGSKYQDQKGPQASKIQGDREFGGDQ
- a CDS encoding thiamine-phosphate synthase family protein, with translation MRFIEEVVVDEFLPTFRSLLAEALRERGLTQSEVADLLGISQSAVSKYVHGEVDRNATLLDDERLHELVEDLADGLASGDMTPVQALVEVEVFVRRLERGDVLASLHEAAFPPLAEYEDDFDIHDPESHLRQSERVRSSLRRGLRVLENTSGFAGLIPAVGSNLVECLPDAEGIDDVAAVPGRILDLKGRAHVPGEPEFGVSEHVAGMLLAAREAGSDARAALDVSYTPETIEQLEAQGLTTVEFDAEADPDAAVADALAGGSDVDVLFQTGGFGVEPIVYVFGPDAPTVAGVIRDLL
- a CDS encoding class I SAM-dependent methyltransferase, with the protein product MPADDSSAVTDFYDRLAARYDLLATAPVVRGWRELAADALELESGDTVVEMGCGTGANLPYLRERVGSEGRVVGIDLTSGMLAQARHRVERAGWTNVDLVRGDATRPPIERADAVLGSFVVGLLDDPGAAVDRWLDRLTPGGRVAILEAGRSDRLVAAPLNLAFRVFVRFSSPGGWTRVDSPAKELDRRIAAARAALNDRTVDRRDETAALGLVQVVSGTYPPDNPSTA
- a CDS encoding DUF7001 family protein; the encoded protein is MVDQVTLYRAPTTEADAEETAAWLDERVDATVTVRDRFLSLYADDDLPEELAAARVLDPYDRETGNAMLGIVRYEERALVNPERAGGVIYDGLAVQQALSRRIPDEERGLDHLHIPLLDRVVGTWGEHDGRWHKRVNVLGQPALLSVPGLYEAPAKPEQYYKEQQKHALLSGGAPPREVLENQVDGQFLVENDPRTTDALKGYVLQAYHYLETGEDFCDDDRCRLSNPHRQPGVVEAQLTEPEFCPEHAERYR